Proteins encoded together in one Halalkaliarchaeum sp. AArc-CO window:
- a CDS encoding MATE family efflux transporter, which produces MTDGSRSGPGRDRSVNVTDGALFRPLLLLSLPIVGSQVLQVAYNVADTYWVGRLGSDAVAALSYSWAVVFLMVSIGGGLTVAGTVLIAQHKGAKDFAQSHHVAGQTLSFVTVVAIVFGVLGWIFTPVMMQLIGADPGGDAYVYAVEYTRIIFAGVVFMFWFFIYDALSRGWGDTKTPLYLMAISVTINVVLDPFLILGFEGNPVFSWTGLESLGAALLAETGFAGFGVAGAAYATVFSRGFAAFIGLYLLFSGRVGLQPALSDLILKLETVRRILDIGGPTAVEQGVRAFGITVLTAVVALAGTDAVAAYGIATRLSSILFLPALGLARGTETVVGQNLGASQVARSKRAVTLSVGMVVAVFVAVVALAYPFAEAIAGFFIDETTPNAGEVIAMSAAFITIAGPSYVFLGAFQILLGAFRGAGSTRAAMVFSIQELWLFRIPVAYVLLSTFGMGITGVWYAFVVSYVCSLATTALWFSRGTWTSNVVDDRQSVPAPAND; this is translated from the coding sequence ATGACCGACGGGAGTCGGTCCGGTCCGGGCCGCGACCGGTCGGTGAACGTCACCGACGGTGCCCTGTTTCGGCCGCTGCTTTTGCTTTCGCTTCCGATCGTCGGGTCGCAGGTGCTCCAGGTGGCGTACAACGTCGCCGACACCTACTGGGTCGGCCGACTCGGTTCCGACGCTGTCGCTGCACTGTCGTACTCGTGGGCGGTCGTCTTTTTGATGGTCAGCATCGGCGGCGGACTCACCGTCGCCGGAACCGTGCTCATCGCCCAGCACAAAGGGGCGAAGGACTTCGCCCAGTCGCATCACGTCGCCGGCCAGACGCTGTCGTTCGTTACGGTCGTCGCGATCGTCTTCGGCGTTCTCGGCTGGATCTTTACGCCCGTGATGATGCAGTTGATCGGCGCAGATCCCGGCGGGGACGCGTACGTCTACGCCGTCGAGTACACCCGGATCATCTTCGCCGGCGTCGTGTTCATGTTCTGGTTTTTCATCTACGACGCGCTCTCGCGGGGATGGGGAGACACCAAAACGCCGCTGTATCTGATGGCGATATCGGTGACCATCAACGTCGTCCTCGACCCGTTTCTCATCCTCGGATTCGAGGGCAACCCGGTCTTCTCGTGGACCGGACTCGAGTCGCTCGGCGCGGCGTTGCTCGCCGAAACCGGCTTTGCGGGCTTCGGCGTCGCCGGCGCCGCGTACGCGACCGTCTTCTCCCGCGGGTTCGCGGCGTTTATCGGCCTGTACCTCCTGTTCAGCGGTCGGGTCGGGCTCCAGCCGGCGCTTTCGGACCTGATCTTGAAACTCGAGACCGTCCGTCGGATCCTCGACATCGGGGGGCCGACCGCCGTCGAACAGGGGGTCCGGGCGTTCGGTATCACCGTGCTCACCGCCGTGGTCGCGCTCGCTGGCACCGACGCGGTTGCGGCCTACGGGATCGCCACACGGCTCTCCTCGATCCTGTTTCTGCCGGCGCTCGGGCTCGCACGCGGGACCGAAACCGTCGTTGGACAGAACCTCGGCGCCTCGCAGGTCGCCCGCTCGAAGCGGGCCGTGACGTTGAGCGTCGGGATGGTCGTCGCCGTCTTCGTTGCGGTGGTCGCGCTCGCGTACCCGTTCGCGGAGGCGATCGCCGGCTTCTTCATCGACGAGACCACGCCGAACGCCGGCGAGGTGATCGCGATGAGCGCGGCGTTCATCACGATCGCCGGACCGTCGTACGTGTTCCTCGGCGCGTTCCAGATCCTCCTGGGTGCGTTCCGGGGTGCCGGATCCACCCGGGCCGCGATGGTGTTTTCGATCCAGGAGCTGTGGCTGTTCAGGATCCCGGTCGCGTACGTCCTGCTTTCGACGTTCGGAATGGGGATCACTGGCGTGTGGTACGCGTTCGTGGTCTCGTACGTCTGCTCGCTCGCGACGACGGCACTGTGGTTCTCGCGAGGGACCTGGACCTCGAACGTCGTCGACGATCGTCAATCAGTGCCGGCTCCCGCGAACGATTGA
- a CDS encoding D-2-hydroxyacid dehydrogenase, with protein MTEIAVLRQHVHGLPAETYAAELRTRLPDVDVRLARTPGEEQELLATAEIATGLQLSPAELEAAQNLELFACVYAGTGHLDLDAFRERDVAVTNGSGVHGPNIAEYVIGSMIVHARDFKQAWRQQKRREWRSFPTTEIHGSTVTVVGLGAIGEAVATRLEPFGAELLGVRYSPEKGGPTAEVYGFEEIYEPLSRSDYVVLACPLTETTENLIDEEALRTMPTDAVLINIARGGVVDTDALVRRLRVNGLGGVTLDVTDPEPLPEDHPLWSFGNVHITPHNAGYTPEYFSRVADILADNVARIHDDRNEDLRNQVA; from the coding sequence ATGACCGAGATCGCGGTGTTGCGACAGCACGTTCACGGACTCCCGGCAGAGACGTACGCAGCGGAACTGCGAACACGACTCCCCGACGTGGACGTCCGGCTCGCGCGAACCCCGGGAGAAGAACAGGAACTTCTCGCGACCGCCGAGATCGCGACCGGTCTCCAGCTTTCGCCGGCTGAGCTGGAGGCGGCGCAGAACCTGGAGCTTTTCGCGTGCGTGTACGCCGGGACGGGACACCTGGACCTGGACGCGTTCCGCGAACGCGACGTCGCTGTCACCAATGGCTCCGGCGTGCACGGCCCGAACATCGCCGAGTACGTGATCGGTTCGATGATCGTCCACGCCAGAGACTTCAAGCAGGCCTGGCGACAGCAGAAGCGCCGTGAGTGGCGGAGTTTCCCCACAACGGAGATTCACGGCTCCACCGTGACGGTCGTCGGGCTGGGTGCGATCGGCGAGGCGGTCGCAACGCGGCTCGAACCGTTCGGCGCCGAGCTGCTCGGCGTCCGGTACAGCCCGGAAAAGGGCGGACCGACCGCGGAGGTGTACGGGTTCGAGGAGATTTACGAGCCGCTCTCCCGGTCCGACTACGTCGTGCTGGCCTGTCCGCTCACCGAGACGACGGAGAACCTCATCGACGAGGAGGCGCTCCGGACGATGCCGACCGACGCGGTCCTTATCAACATCGCTCGCGGCGGGGTCGTCGACACCGACGCGCTGGTGCGGCGGCTCCGCGTGAACGGGCTCGGCGGGGTTACACTCGACGTGACCGATCCCGAACCCCTCCCGGAAGACCATCCCCTGTGGAGCTTCGGAAACGTTCACATCACTCCGCACAACGCGGGCTACACGCCCGAATACTTCTCCCGCGTTGCCGACATCCTCGCCGACAACGTCGCACGGATCCACGACGACAGGAACGAGGATCTCAGAAATCAGGTCGCATAG
- a CDS encoding cystathionine gamma-synthase → MSDEPHEANAGRTGTPPSAIDSPYAIETRAIHAGQEPDAETGALMTPIYANSTYEQDAPGEHRGYEYSRTGNPTRSDLEANLASLENGSHARCFSSGMGAINTVLNLLSSGDHVVAGDDVYGGTHRILTGTYEQYDVETTFVDTTDHDAVREAMCDETELVWVETPTNPLMRVNDIAALAEIAGEYDALCAVDNTFATPYLQRPLEHGADIVCQSLTKYLGGHSDTVGGALIVDDADLDEEIGYYQNAVGATPGPFDDFLVLRGTKTLPVRMDRHCENARELAQWLQDHADVDRVYYPGLESHPQHELAAEQMDDFGGMLSFEFDGSLAEASTVVSETEVFTLAESLGGVESLIEQPAAMTHAAVPREERLAAGLTDGLIRVSVGIESIDDLKRDLESAFEAARAGK, encoded by the coding sequence ATGAGCGACGAACCTCACGAGGCAAACGCGGGACGAACCGGAACTCCCCCGTCTGCGATCGACAGCCCGTACGCCATCGAAACGCGCGCGATTCACGCGGGACAGGAGCCCGATGCGGAGACGGGCGCGCTGATGACGCCGATCTACGCCAACTCGACGTACGAACAGGACGCCCCCGGCGAGCATCGCGGCTACGAGTACTCCCGGACCGGGAACCCGACCCGGTCCGACCTGGAGGCGAACCTGGCGTCCCTGGAAAACGGAAGCCACGCCCGGTGTTTCTCCTCGGGGATGGGCGCGATCAACACCGTGTTGAATCTGCTGTCGTCGGGAGATCACGTCGTCGCCGGCGACGACGTCTACGGCGGCACCCATCGCATCCTGACGGGTACCTACGAGCAGTACGACGTGGAGACGACGTTCGTGGACACGACCGACCACGACGCCGTTCGCGAGGCAATGTGCGACGAGACGGAACTCGTGTGGGTCGAGACGCCGACGAACCCGCTGATGCGGGTAAACGACATCGCCGCGCTCGCTGAGATTGCCGGCGAATACGACGCGCTGTGTGCGGTCGACAACACGTTCGCGACCCCGTACCTCCAGCGTCCACTGGAGCACGGCGCCGACATCGTCTGCCAGTCGCTGACGAAGTATCTCGGGGGACACTCCGACACCGTGGGCGGCGCGCTGATCGTCGACGACGCCGACCTCGACGAGGAGATCGGCTACTACCAGAACGCGGTCGGGGCGACGCCCGGACCGTTCGACGACTTCCTCGTGTTGCGTGGGACGAAGACGCTGCCCGTGCGGATGGACCGCCACTGCGAGAACGCCCGCGAACTGGCACAGTGGCTGCAGGATCACGCCGACGTCGACCGGGTGTACTACCCCGGACTGGAGTCACATCCCCAGCACGAGCTCGCGGCCGAACAGATGGACGACTTCGGCGGTATGCTCTCCTTCGAATTCGACGGGAGCCTGGCGGAGGCTTCGACGGTCGTAAGCGAGACGGAAGTGTTCACGCTGGCAGAGTCGCTGGGCGGCGTCGAGAGCCTCATCGAACAGCCGGCGGCGATGACCCACGCCGCGGTCCCCAGAGAAGAACGTCTCGCCGCCGGTCTCACGGACGGGCTCATCCGCGTGTCGGTGGGGATCGAATCGATCGACGACCTGAAGCGGGATCTCGAGTCGGCGTTCGAGGCGGCCCGGGCGGGGAAGTGA